The DNA window GGAACCTTTTATTTACGTGTTGATTTGGTTGGACAACAAGGACTTTGACGATTGATGGCGAAAAAAGTATACACTTTTCTTTTTTTCTTTGGTTGTTCTCCTCTCTATAAAAGTGGCTGGCAAAAAAGAGAGAAAATGCTTTAATTTTGTCGTGTATTGTCCGATAAAAAAAGTAGAAAGGACGGCAAGTGACAGTTTTTGTCGTTTAATAATCAAAAAAAGAGAGAAGTAGGTGAGAGGAAACCGATGAAGAAAATGGGGAAGGCTATTGCCTTGTCGACCGGTCTTTTATTAACATCAGCGAGTTTTTCTCCTATTCCCTGGAACGTGTCAGTTGTCGAAGCGGCGAGTACTGTTAAAATCGCCCCAACAGTCTACGAAACGACAGCGAATTTGAACATGAGAACGGGGGCGGGAACGAGGTACAAAGTCATCATGACGATTCCCAAAGGGAAACCCGTCACCGCGACAGAAAGGCTCGGAAACTGGTATAAAGTATCCTATGAATATACGGTTAAGGGGCGGAAATATACGAGAGCTGGCTGGGTGAGCGGAAGTTATTTAAGGAAGGCGGCATCCAAATCGGCTGCAGAGAGGACTGTCAAGACAGCCGCTGCTGCCCCAACAGTCTACGAAACGACAGCGAATTTGAACATGAGAACGGGGGCGGGAACGAGGTACAAAGTCATCATGACGATTCCCAAAGGAAAGCCCGTCACCGTGACAGAAAGGCTCGGGAACTGGTATAAAGTATCCTATGAATATACGGTTAAGGGGCGGAAATATACGAGGGCTGGCTGGGTAAGCGGAAGTTATTTGAAGACGTCATCCCAACCGACTACAGGGAATACGGCCAAACCAACAGCGATCACGAAAACTACTTACCAAACGACAGCGAATGTAAATCTAAGGACAGGGGCAGGAACAAAGTATAAGGCGGTCGTTACCATTCCAAAAGGGGGAACAGTGACGGCAACGGAAAGGTTAAGCGGCTGGTATAAAGTATCGTACCAATATTATTCAAAAGGAAAGCGGTACATAAAAACCGGCTGGGTAAGCGGCAGTTACTTGCGTGAATACGATCAGTATAAATCCATAAGCGGCACGTATTTCTTTACCAAAAAAACTGCTTTTCTTTACAGTGTCGCGAAACAGCGGGGAAACGCAGTTCAACTGGCGGGCGGAAACGGCTTGTACTCGACGCGGATGGTCCTTAACAGCATCGGCCAAACGTGGTACGAAGTGACATTCAATGGCAAGAAGTTGTATGTCTCGGCTAACGATGTCACAAAAGTAAACCCGCAACGGTTTAGCGAAACGAAATACGAGGCGGCGGAAGACGCTGGATTGTACGCGGCGCCGGGAAGCGCGCACATTCGTTTGGCGACGATTCCAAAAGGAGCGGTTGTCTCGATAACCCTTCGCATTGGCGACTGGTACGAAGTAATTTATAGAGGAAAAAAGGGGTATGTGGATATTTCTGGGTTCAAAAAGTATATTCCTGCTCCGCCAAGCAACCCGTCCAGTTCGGCTCCGGGGCAGAAAGAGCAACCAAACACTCCCCCGTCTTCTCCGGTTACAGAGCGAGAACTATCCGGACGGACGTTTGCCGTTAGAGTGAATTTGAGTGTTCGTAAGCAGCCAGATGTCAACGCTGACCGCCTTGCAATTATTCCAAAAGGAACGATTGTCGTGCCGACGCATCAAACGGCAAACGGTTGGTACAAGCTGGAATACAATGGGGAAATAGGCTATGTGTCCGGAGACTATATCACAGAGGTCAAAACGGGTGCTCCGCTTGACGGTCAGCGCGATGGCTATCAGTTTATTGATCTGCGTACGCAGGCGCCGATCGAAGCC is part of the Geobacillus sp. 46C-IIa genome and encodes:
- a CDS encoding SH3 domain-containing protein — protein: MKKMGKAIALSTGLLLTSASFSPIPWNVSVVEAASTVKIAPTVYETTANLNMRTGAGTRYKVIMTIPKGKPVTATERLGNWYKVSYEYTVKGRKYTRAGWVSGSYLRKAASKSAAERTVKTAAAAPTVYETTANLNMRTGAGTRYKVIMTIPKGKPVTVTERLGNWYKVSYEYTVKGRKYTRAGWVSGSYLKTSSQPTTGNTAKPTAITKTTYQTTANVNLRTGAGTKYKAVVTIPKGGTVTATERLSGWYKVSYQYYSKGKRYIKTGWVSGSYLREYDQYKSISGTYFFTKKTAFLYSVAKQRGNAVQLAGGNGLYSTRMVLNSIGQTWYEVTFNGKKLYVSANDVTKVNPQRFSETKYEAAEDAGLYAAPGSAHIRLATIPKGAVVSITLRIGDWYEVIYRGKKGYVDISGFKKYIPAPPSNPSSSAPGQKEQPNTPPSSPVTERELSGRTFAVRVNLSVRKQPDVNADRLAIIPKGTIVVPTHQTANGWYKLEYNGEIGYVSGDYITEVKTGAPLDGQRDGYQFIDLRTQAPIEAWQINKYIQGYVQSTGKQSVLVNQGQTFINVGRDYGVNPLYLAAHAIHESAFGTSRLALTKYNLFGYGAYDDAPFVAAYRFSSIEESIEYVARKIKSSYLNPSHPLFKGAFLGFRTNTLQNIRVDESSEGMNFYYASDPYWGQTIARHMANMLSYDNNYYKSARIDTSVPPAPSIPPGSDYFPTGIVAVANSSIPLYDKKGGKQIAVLAKGATFAPREKTNDYWFRLEYNGRQYWTNAIKLYDYARYITVKNLGSVTADTLNVRSTPIIPKIREENVISKLKMGQYVSLKLNSDGTIEQQGSWYKIVLDDGRTGWVSSTWIIRELK